The Heliangelus exortis chromosome 21, bHelExo1.hap1, whole genome shotgun sequence genome includes a window with the following:
- the WSB1 gene encoding WD repeat and SOCS box-containing protein 1 has translation MASFPPSVNEKLIARSRTVGELLAPTSPFDKKCGRENWTVAFAPDGSYFAWSQGHRIVKLVPWAQCLNNFLLHGTKNVANSLSTRLPRQNSDSGQKNKPCEHIIDCGDIVWSLAFGSSVPEKQSRCVNIEWHRFKFGQDQLLLATGLNNGRIKIWDVYTGKLLLNLMDHTEVVRDLTFAPDGSLILVSASRDKTLRVWDLKDDGNMMKVLRGHQNWVYGCAFSPDSSILCSVGASKAVFLWDMDKYSMIRKLEGHHNDVVACEFSPDGALLATASYDTRVYVWDPHTGVILMEFGHLFPPPTPIFAGGANDRWVRSVSFSHDGLHIASLADDKMVRFWRIDEEYPVQVAPLNNGLCCTFSTDGSVLAAGTQDGSVYFWATPRQVSSLQHLCRMAIRRVMPTSQVKNLPIPSKVVEFLCYQI, from the exons ATGGCCAGCTTTCCCCCGAGTGTCAACGAGAAGCTCATCG CACGATCACGCACCGTAGGAGAACTCTTGGCCCCAACTTCTCCTTTTGACAAGAAGTGTGGACGTGAGAACTGGACGGTTGCGTTTGCTCCCGATGGATCCTACTTTGCTTGGTCACAAGGGCACCGCATAGTGAAGCTGGTTCCCTGGGCTCAGTGCCTGAATAACTT CTTGTTGCACGGCACAAAGAATGTTGCAAATTCTCTCAGTACCAGACTCCCGCGGCAGAACAGTGACAGTGGCCAGAAGAACAAACCTTGTGAACATATCATAGACTGTGGGGATATCGTCTGGAGCCTGGCTTTTGGGTCCTCAGTGCCTGAGAAGCAGAGTCGCTGTGTGAACATAGAATGGCACCGCTTCAAATTCGGGCAAGATCAGCTCCTGCTTGCAACGGGACTGAACAACGGGCGCATCAAGATCTGGGATGTGTACACAG GAAAACTCCTCCTTAACCTGATGGACCATACCGAAGTTGTTAGAGATTTAACTTTTGCCCCAGATGGCAGCCTGATTTTAGTGTCTGCATCCAGAGACAAAACACTGAGAGTGTGGGACCTAAAAGATGATG GAAATATGATGAAAGTGTTGAGAGGACATCAGAACTGGGTATATGGTTGTGCATTCTCTCCAGACTCATCTATTCTCTGTTCTGTTGGAGCTAGTAAAGCA GTTTTTCTCTGGGATATGGATAAGTACTCCATGATAAGGAAACTTGAAGGACATCACAATGATGTTGTAGCTTGTGAGTTTTCTCCTGATGGAGCTTTACTGGCTACTGCATCCTATGATACTCGAGTCTATGTCTGGGATCCACATACTGGAGTGATTCTTATGGAATTTGG GCATCTGTTTCCCCCTCCTACTCCAATATTTGCTGGAGGTGCAAACGACCGGTGGGTCAGATCAGTATCTTTCAGTCACGATGGACTCCACATTGCAAGCCTTGCTGATGATAA AATGGTAAGATTCTGGAGAATTGATGAAGAGTACCCTGTACAAGTTGCTCCTCTGAACAATGGACTCTGCTGTACTTTTTCTACTGATGGCAGTGTTCTAGCTGCAGG gACACAGGATGGCAGTGTGTATTTCTGGGCAACTCCAAGACAAGTCTCCAGTCTGCAGCACCTGTGTCGCATGGCAATCCGGAGGGTGATGCCCACCAGCCAGGTCAAGAACTTGCCTATCCCATCCAAAGTGGTGGAGTTCCTCTGTTACCAgatttga